From the genome of Cognaticolwellia beringensis, one region includes:
- the avs1c gene encoding AVAST type 1 anti-phage system protein Avs1c yields MNKIETMDTPSTREEFEYRFHVLNEQIRRDKYHNPFSAGLDEVRLLPNGRIDILSINEHARLQANTMSQFNSKRMQELIKAQDIEDPND; encoded by the coding sequence ATGAATAAGATTGAAACCATGGATACTCCTTCAACACGTGAGGAATTTGAATACCGTTTCCATGTATTAAATGAACAAATCAGAAGAGATAAGTACCATAACCCATTCTCAGCTGGACTTGATGAAGTTCGTCTTCTTCCTAACGGTCGTATTGATATATTAAGTATAAACGAACACGCTAGGTTACAAGCTAATACGATGTCCCAGTTTAATTCAAAACGGATGCAAGAATTAATTAAAGCGCAAGATATAGAAGATCCAAATGATTAA